A region of Moorena producens PAL-8-15-08-1 DNA encodes the following proteins:
- a CDS encoding glycosyltransferase has product MTTEPLVIVTSIAPGNLNKQQAAINSWLSLGFEVVSLNILEEIEKLQPLYQDIKFHRVFRDGREHYGKPYVYIDDLLSYLREYGSQICGIVNADIILKAEQDFTDFIREQTQDSILLASRVDIDTAESINGEIYDVGVDVFFFEKELLEKFPSSDFCLGIPFWDFWVPVIAWQQGLTIKDLVSPVAYHVKHSTNYSYEIWQKSALKFTKIFAPARYHSYQEKADINKVDYDLIGHIDNYIVKQFLTIYQNSKKPIIYKHRLPDAQNPVYSHTNTKNHDYNSLVWSAWSSYHAGNFTTMAEELKNSLSITPYQATETISDWIEQFTTFSAAHGSPFNSYRVSNLPEWQNLIRSTLLNRPFSTYKWKPKVSIITSVFKGDKYIEHFLKDITDQTVFAECELLLVNPNSPGNEEPVIKKYMTRYPNIIYIKLDEDPGLYEVWNMSIRLARGHYITNANLDDRRAPRHIQEHMRALDEHPDVDVVCAPLKVTMQPNETWDNNTAHAVWYVGFPEYFGTEDFFQEKWWAEGEEKGKIGSQNLPHCMPVWRKSVHEKNGYFDEIGYGASADWEFWLRCSTNGSKFMLLREPLGIYLEDPQSYNRRFESTVDFEKKILQEYYVPLTQESNGNGNLDVSQTQEQDSGFEDSGDYPKKLNLASALQYHYGEHRSGWSYAMNSLKALHNDAGILVDGFIEKKFAWGSDPGDCNNSPTAYTEPWIGFIHCPPYAPKWFQEHLSPQRIFTSQLWQESIKYCQGLFCLSEDSRRWLQKQLDVPIVSVIHPTETPDVTFSMDKFLANPEPTIIQIGIWLRKMHSIYYLPVKNYKKVVLRKPYAGEMLHTEKQVFNLQPNYSYVQIVDYLPNDEYDEVLSKNIAYLELYDTSANNAIIECIVRNTPVLVNPLPAVKEYLGEDYPLYFQSREEAAAKAEDFALIEETYHYLKQHPIKEKLSNDYFLKSIVKSEIYQQLS; this is encoded by the coding sequence ATGACAACTGAACCCCTTGTCATCGTAACTAGTATTGCACCAGGAAATCTTAACAAGCAACAAGCAGCTATTAATAGCTGGCTTAGTCTAGGATTTGAGGTTGTTTCCTTAAATATTCTAGAAGAGATTGAGAAACTCCAGCCTTTATATCAAGACATTAAATTTCACAGAGTATTTCGAGATGGACGAGAGCATTATGGTAAGCCTTATGTTTACATTGATGACCTCTTATCCTATTTGCGTGAGTACGGTAGCCAAATCTGTGGAATTGTTAACGCAGATATTATCTTAAAAGCTGAGCAGGATTTTACAGACTTTATTCGAGAGCAGACTCAAGACTCTATCCTGCTCGCTTCACGAGTCGATATTGATACTGCTGAATCAATCAACGGTGAGATTTACGATGTTGGGGTTGATGTGTTCTTTTTTGAAAAAGAACTGCTGGAAAAATTTCCATCCTCTGACTTTTGCCTTGGTATTCCCTTTTGGGATTTCTGGGTACCAGTGATTGCTTGGCAACAGGGGTTAACCATAAAAGACTTAGTCTCTCCTGTTGCTTATCATGTCAAACACTCCACCAACTATAGCTACGAAATCTGGCAAAAATCTGCCCTTAAATTTACAAAAATATTTGCTCCAGCACGGTATCATTCTTATCAAGAAAAAGCTGATATAAACAAAGTTGATTATGACTTAATTGGTCACATTGATAACTATATCGTTAAGCAATTTTTGACAATTTATCAAAACAGTAAAAAACCGATTATATATAAACACCGATTACCTGATGCTCAGAATCCGGTCTATAGCCATACCAATACTAAAAATCACGATTATAATTCCTTAGTCTGGTCAGCCTGGAGCTCTTATCATGCTGGTAATTTCACCACTATGGCTGAGGAGTTAAAAAACTCCCTAAGCATTACTCCTTACCAGGCAACAGAAACGATTTCCGATTGGATAGAGCAGTTTACCACATTTTCAGCTGCTCATGGTTCTCCATTCAATTCTTATAGAGTCAGTAACCTACCGGAATGGCAAAATCTAATACGCTCTACTCTGCTTAATCGACCATTTAGTACCTATAAATGGAAACCAAAAGTATCCATCATCACATCAGTCTTTAAAGGGGATAAGTATATTGAACACTTCCTTAAGGATATTACCGATCAGACTGTTTTTGCTGAATGTGAATTACTATTGGTCAATCCCAATTCTCCGGGAAATGAAGAGCCTGTGATTAAAAAGTATATGACCAGGTATCCCAATATTATCTATATAAAATTGGATGAAGACCCAGGGCTCTATGAAGTGTGGAACATGAGCATTCGACTAGCCCGTGGTCACTATATTACCAACGCTAATCTCGATGACCGCAGAGCGCCCAGACATATTCAAGAACATATGAGAGCTTTGGATGAGCATCCTGATGTGGACGTGGTTTGCGCTCCTCTGAAAGTTACGATGCAGCCCAATGAAACCTGGGATAATAATACCGCTCATGCAGTCTGGTATGTGGGATTCCCGGAGTATTTTGGAACTGAAGACTTTTTTCAAGAAAAGTGGTGGGCTGAAGGGGAGGAAAAAGGTAAGATCGGCTCCCAAAATCTTCCCCATTGTATGCCGGTATGGCGGAAGAGTGTCCATGAAAAAAATGGCTATTTCGATGAAATTGGCTATGGCGCGAGTGCTGATTGGGAATTTTGGTTACGTTGTTCAACTAACGGGTCTAAATTCATGCTATTGAGGGAACCTTTAGGAATTTACCTAGAAGATCCTCAATCCTATAACAGGCGGTTTGAGTCAACGGTTGATTTTGAGAAAAAAATTCTACAGGAGTATTATGTACCCCTAACTCAGGAATCCAATGGTAACGGAAACCTTGATGTCTCCCAAACTCAAGAGCAAGATTCAGGGTTTGAAGACTCTGGGGATTATCCGAAAAAACTCAATCTTGCTTCTGCTTTACAGTATCATTATGGGGAGCATCGCTCTGGATGGTCTTATGCGATGAATAGCTTGAAAGCCTTACACAATGATGCTGGAATCTTGGTGGATGGCTTCATAGAAAAGAAATTCGCCTGGGGTTCGGATCCTGGAGATTGTAACAACAGCCCAACGGCTTATACAGAGCCTTGGATTGGATTCATCCATTGTCCTCCCTATGCCCCTAAATGGTTTCAAGAACACCTGTCACCTCAGAGAATATTTACAAGTCAGTTGTGGCAAGAGAGTATTAAGTATTGTCAAGGTCTATTTTGTTTGTCTGAAGACTCTCGTCGATGGCTCCAAAAGCAGCTAGATGTGCCAATTGTTAGCGTGATACATCCTACGGAAACCCCAGATGTTACGTTTTCCATGGATAAGTTTTTGGCAAATCCTGAGCCAACTATTATCCAAATTGGGATTTGGTTGCGGAAGATGCACTCTATCTACTATTTACCAGTAAAAAATTACAAAAAGGTGGTGTTACGTAAACCCTATGCTGGGGAAATGTTACACACTGAAAAACAAGTATTTAATTTACAGCCCAATTACAGTTATGTGCAGATAGTTGATTATTTGCCCAATGATGAGTATGATGAGGTCTTGTCAAAGAATATTGCTTATTTGGAGTTGTATGACACCAGTGCCAATAACGCGATCATTGAGTGCATCGTTAGAAATACCCCGGTTTTAGTCAATCCGCTGCCAGCTGTAAAAGAGTATTTGGGTGAAGACTATCCCCTTTACTTCCAGTCTAGAGAAGAAGCAGCGGCCAAAGCTGAGGATTTTGCTTTAATTGAGGAAACCTACCACTACCTGAAGCAGCACCCGATTAAAGAAAAGCTGAGCAACGATTATTTCTTAAAATCAATTGTTAAATCGGAAATCTATCAACAGTTATCATGA
- a CDS encoding FkbM family methyltransferase: MAIKFWNGIALIENDTYRTQLIPKLGRLDHDQSLLKEILPHIPRGGVAIDVGANIGDHTIAYLNKVGLTGRVLAFEPLPEAYECLTLNVPGAESYNYALSDQEETLNLVIRPNTGESFCSYSENSQTIRAVPLDSFEFTQVDLIKFDVEGWELKALKGAEETIYQHQPRMVIEINEQVFKRTLGNRQEIYDFLKRHDYELQPIQPKNSLNTERIDVLAVPEKAQYFCGFQHKLGEAYTANSQLDQAIIAYRRAIGLNPTISSSHHNLGDVLEKQGHLESAIAFYRKAIDLNRDHHQYHITLAKALARKGMAAEAVAEYRLGMSLNPNFQWSEDNFAEALLEGLYKHHSKDHSKGFQGNPSQKNDTSHDCGVIYLAIGEKFKQEFINAYKFFKKSNPTIPISLFTDCPMGELDGCTVYPLNDKKNPHKLKVDILKKSPYQKTLFLDTDTLVVGDISDIFSFLDDCDLCIAKTPHIDYSKPPYKYLGYESHNTMNTGVFAFKKCQFITKMIDGWITLASKQNDSTMRAGHFGDQYYFNQLLQSGFFEQEGGKVKVIDNKIYNVRPQPLPHLIKDGLFNQAKIIHLRLPAFVPSLISLKKK, translated from the coding sequence ATGGCAATCAAATTTTGGAATGGCATCGCATTAATTGAAAATGATACCTATAGGACTCAATTAATCCCAAAACTAGGACGCTTAGATCACGATCAATCACTGCTGAAGGAGATTTTACCCCATATACCAAGGGGTGGTGTTGCCATCGATGTTGGTGCCAACATTGGCGACCACACCATTGCTTACTTGAATAAAGTCGGCCTAACTGGTCGAGTTTTAGCATTTGAACCCCTCCCAGAAGCTTATGAATGTCTCACCTTAAATGTACCAGGGGCAGAATCCTATAACTATGCTCTTTCAGACCAAGAAGAAACCCTGAATTTGGTGATTAGACCGAATACAGGAGAGAGTTTTTGCTCCTATTCAGAGAACTCACAAACCATTCGCGCTGTTCCATTAGATTCCTTTGAGTTTACCCAGGTAGACTTGATCAAGTTTGATGTAGAAGGTTGGGAGTTAAAAGCCCTCAAAGGAGCCGAAGAGACTATCTATCAACATCAACCTCGGATGGTGATTGAGATTAACGAGCAAGTATTTAAACGAACCCTCGGGAATCGACAAGAGATTTACGATTTTCTGAAGCGACATGATTACGAGTTACAACCAATACAACCAAAGAACAGCCTCAACACTGAGAGAATTGATGTACTGGCAGTACCAGAGAAAGCACAATACTTCTGTGGCTTCCAGCATAAATTAGGGGAAGCTTACACAGCAAATAGTCAGCTTGATCAAGCTATCATCGCTTACCGTCGTGCGATTGGCCTTAATCCCACCATATCTTCCTCTCATCACAACTTGGGTGACGTGTTGGAGAAACAAGGTCATCTGGAATCTGCGATCGCATTTTACCGTAAGGCTATTGACCTCAACCGAGATCACCATCAGTATCATATCACCTTAGCCAAAGCCCTAGCTCGAAAAGGCATGGCCGCTGAAGCAGTAGCTGAGTATCGCTTAGGGATGTCCCTTAACCCTAACTTCCAGTGGTCAGAAGATAATTTTGCCGAAGCTTTATTAGAAGGTCTGTATAAACACCATAGTAAAGATCATAGTAAAGGTTTCCAGGGAAACCCTAGTCAAAAGAATGACACAAGCCACGACTGTGGTGTCATTTATTTAGCCATTGGTGAAAAATTTAAACAAGAATTTATTAACGCTTATAAGTTTTTTAAAAAATCCAATCCTACCATCCCGATATCCCTATTTACCGATTGCCCCATGGGAGAGTTAGATGGTTGTACAGTCTATCCCTTAAATGATAAAAAAAATCCTCATAAACTCAAAGTAGACATCTTGAAAAAGAGCCCTTATCAAAAAACTCTATTTCTTGATACAGACACCTTGGTCGTTGGGGATATTTCCGATATATTTTCTTTCCTAGATGACTGTGATTTATGTATAGCAAAAACCCCTCATATCGACTATAGTAAGCCACCTTATAAATATCTTGGCTATGAATCTCATAACACCATGAATACAGGAGTATTCGCCTTTAAAAAATGCCAATTTATTACTAAAATGATAGATGGCTGGATTACTCTGGCATCAAAACAAAATGACTCAACTATGAGAGCTGGACATTTTGGTGACCAGTACTATTTTAACCAGTTATTACAATCCGGTTTCTTCGAGCAAGAAGGAGGCAAAGTAAAAGTTATAGACAACAAGATTTACAATGTCAGACCTCAGCCTCTTCCTCACCTAATCAAAGATGGCTTATTTAATCAAGCCAAGATAATTCATCTACGACTCCCCGCTTTTGTCCCATCACTAATTTCTCTTAAAAAGAAATAG
- a CDS encoding sulfotransferase family 2 domain-containing protein: MRLSHKHKFVFIGKPRSGDATIRQALEPYSDSVSTDKGRHNNPHVPASMVKQHFERMGWDWNSYFKFTSVRNPWDMLVSVYSFGNPDHNGFYFWEKKQYNPNKKMPFTEWITKGKSWDIKAGKHLTDLSAYSLSYSALDEENTFLLDYVIRFENLESDLTFLESMLGLKLNLPKIEQDKRNDYANYYNQEAIDRVTNLFWYDIKYGNYKFGMA, translated from the coding sequence ATGAGACTATCACACAAGCATAAATTCGTATTCATTGGTAAGCCCAGGTCTGGTGATGCTACGATTAGACAAGCACTAGAGCCTTACAGTGATAGTGTTAGTACAGATAAAGGACGACACAACAATCCCCATGTGCCAGCATCTATGGTGAAACAGCATTTTGAGCGCATGGGTTGGGACTGGAATAGCTACTTTAAATTCACGTCTGTTAGAAATCCCTGGGATATGCTTGTCTCTGTGTACTCCTTTGGAAATCCTGATCACAATGGCTTCTATTTTTGGGAAAAAAAACAGTACAATCCCAACAAAAAAATGCCCTTTACCGAGTGGATAACTAAGGGAAAATCCTGGGATATCAAGGCAGGTAAGCACTTAACTGATTTGTCGGCTTACTCACTGTCTTACTCGGCACTTGATGAGGAGAACACGTTTCTTTTGGATTATGTTATCCGTTTTGAAAATTTAGAATCAGATTTAACTTTCTTGGAGTCTATGCTAGGACTGAAGCTGAATTTACCTAAGATAGAGCAAGACAAAAGGAATGATTACGCTAATTATTATAATCAAGAAGCTATAGATAGAGTTACTAATTTATTTTGGTATGACATTAAGTATGGAAATTATAAGTTTGGGATGGCGTAG
- a CDS encoding sulfotransferase family 2 domain-containing protein, with amino-acid sequence MRISHKHKFVFLSKPKCASTSIRKALDPYTDISSTDKKRHYHHHVPASLLKQHFERMGWNWNSYFKFISIRNPWDMLVSLYFYAKPDHRGIYWWETARAIRVSEDIVEKYPYNPNTRMPFKEWIKTGKSWDLKQQIYFDDLSTYTLPYYVLDDHNNFLVDYVIRVEHLEEDLDFVASKLGIPIDSLKINTSKHDHYSQYYDSESQAIVSELFEYDINYGKYSF; translated from the coding sequence ATGAGAATATCCCACAAGCATAAGTTTGTATTCCTCAGCAAACCTAAGTGTGCTAGTACTAGTATTCGCAAGGCATTGGATCCTTACACCGATATTTCCAGTACGGATAAGAAGCGACATTACCATCACCATGTGCCAGCATCTCTGTTAAAGCAGCATTTTGAGCGTATGGGTTGGAACTGGAACAGCTACTTCAAGTTTATTAGTATCCGAAACCCTTGGGATATGCTGGTTTCTCTGTACTTCTATGCCAAGCCAGATCACCGAGGTATTTATTGGTGGGAAACAGCAAGAGCAATCCGTGTATCGGAAGACATTGTCGAAAAATACCCCTATAACCCAAACACTAGGATGCCATTTAAGGAGTGGATTAAGACTGGAAAATCCTGGGACTTGAAGCAGCAAATATATTTTGATGATTTGTCTACCTATACCCTTCCTTACTATGTTCTTGATGATCATAATAATTTCCTAGTGGATTATGTTATTCGTGTTGAACACTTAGAGGAAGACTTAGATTTTGTCGCTTCAAAGCTAGGAATACCTATAGATTCTTTGAAGATAAATACCAGCAAGCATGACCACTATAGCCAGTATTATGATAGCGAATCCCAAGCAATAGTCTCCGAACTGTTTGAGTATGATATCAACTACGGAAAGTATTCTTTTTAA
- a CDS encoding tetratricopeptide repeat protein has translation MVETSVSIANQFRQQGQQSEAIAAYQEAIELQPDNPGIYHLLGQSQAQQGDLEGAIASYQKSIALNPQQSFWVYKHLGDALTAQGKLDQAMVAYQEAMQFEPDHPDFYHNLGQAQARQGNLNEAIASYQNAIALNPSHPFWIYKNLGDALRQTNRFDEAVSAYQEASQCDPENHRTVYPNLAQCQQQQGNLDDAIASYQNAIALNQQQPAWVYQNLGDSLSLQTRWYEAITAYRSAIAINPTINGVKESLADALRETKQLDLAIAAYGDAIETNPDRFESHHWLGDLYRENKNWHEAAAAYQSAIELNPYNPWTHNNLGLALAQQGKLEEAVAAYQQAIALSPNQYFEFYQKLGEALTQLQHWEEAVTAYGRAIDLSPENPDLYYPLRKALEALGQWQEPDYEPPSEDPWLAAHQWADSLREQGKIAEAIAAYRYALDINPNCCESYHWLGDLLLTQQTWDEAATAYQRAIELNPYNPWSHHNLGLALTEYGKLDEAVAALNQAIALCPNQYFEFYQNLGNALSKLQRWDESLTAYGDAIKLNPGHPQLHSSLAGVLVKLGKSDEAVASYRRSIQLKPDDPEIQEKLGNVLRERVQVDLDQAMSCYRRAIRTNPDNLDNYHKALGIQSNDPELYLQLGNTFVKQNQLDQAIIFYQIALQIQPENYEVNAQLTSVLEKQGKLGSRE, from the coding sequence ATGGTTGAGACTTCTGTAAGTATTGCGAACCAATTTAGACAGCAAGGACAACAGAGTGAAGCAATTGCAGCATACCAGGAAGCAATTGAGTTACAGCCAGATAATCCAGGAATTTATCACCTCTTGGGACAATCTCAGGCTCAGCAGGGGGATTTAGAAGGCGCGATCGCAAGCTACCAAAAATCAATTGCCCTCAATCCTCAACAGTCGTTTTGGGTATACAAACATCTCGGGGATGCTCTGACGGCTCAAGGAAAACTGGATCAGGCCATGGTGGCTTACCAGGAGGCGATGCAGTTTGAGCCAGACCATCCCGATTTTTATCACAATCTAGGACAAGCTCAAGCACGACAGGGCAATTTAAACGAGGCGATCGCATCCTACCAAAATGCGATCGCACTCAATCCTAGCCATCCGTTTTGGATCTACAAAAATCTTGGGGATGCTCTGAGGCAAACCAATCGATTTGATGAAGCAGTTTCCGCTTACCAGGAAGCAAGTCAGTGTGACCCGGAAAATCATAGAACAGTATATCCTAACTTGGCACAATGTCAGCAGCAACAGGGAAATTTAGACGATGCCATCGCCTCTTACCAAAATGCGATCGCACTTAATCAACAGCAGCCAGCTTGGGTTTACCAAAATCTCGGGGATAGTCTGAGCTTACAAACTCGATGGTATGAAGCCATTACCGCTTACCGTAGCGCTATAGCCATTAACCCCACCATCAATGGGGTTAAAGAGAGCTTAGCCGATGCTCTGCGAGAAACCAAACAATTGGATTTAGCGATCGCAGCCTATGGCGATGCGATTGAAACCAATCCTGACCGCTTTGAGTCTCACCATTGGCTAGGGGATTTATATCGAGAAAACAAGAATTGGCATGAAGCAGCAGCCGCTTACCAATCCGCCATAGAACTCAATCCCTACAATCCTTGGACTCACAATAATTTAGGCTTAGCCTTAGCCCAACAAGGGAAGCTAGAAGAAGCCGTAGCCGCTTATCAACAAGCCATAGCCCTATCCCCCAATCAGTACTTTGAGTTTTACCAAAAATTAGGGGAAGCTCTCACCCAACTCCAGCACTGGGAGGAAGCAGTTACCGCTTATGGTCGTGCCATTGACCTCAGCCCAGAAAATCCCGATTTATACTACCCCTTGCGCAAAGCATTGGAAGCATTGGGACAGTGGCAAGAACCAGACTATGAACCCCCATCAGAAGACCCTTGGCTAGCCGCTCACCAATGGGCAGATAGTTTGCGAGAACAAGGGAAAATAGCAGAAGCGATCGCAGCCTATCGCTATGCTCTCGATATCAATCCCAACTGTTGTGAATCTTACCATTGGTTAGGGGATTTACTCTTAACCCAACAGACTTGGGATGAAGCAGCAACAGCTTACCAGCGAGCCATAGAACTAAATCCTTACAATCCCTGGTCTCACCATAATTTAGGGCTAGCCTTAACCGAATACGGCAAATTAGACGAAGCAGTAGCAGCCTTAAACCAAGCCATAGCCCTATGCCCCAACCAGTACTTTGAATTTTACCAAAACTTAGGAAACGCCCTCAGCAAACTCCAGCGTTGGGATGAATCCCTTACCGCCTATGGCGATGCTATTAAATTAAATCCAGGCCATCCTCAGTTACACAGTAGTTTAGCAGGTGTATTGGTTAAATTGGGAAAGTCCGATGAGGCGGTAGCGTCCTACCGCCGCTCTATACAGTTAAAGCCAGATGACCCCGAGATACAGGAAAAATTAGGAAATGTGCTTCGAGAAAGAGTCCAGGTCGATTTAGATCAAGCAATGAGCTGTTATCGTCGAGCCATTCGGACTAATCCAGATAATCTCGATAATTATCACAAGGCATTAGGGATACAATCCAACGATCCTGAACTCTATCTACAGTTAGGCAATACATTTGTTAAACAAAATCAGTTAGACCAAGCCATCATTTTCTACCAAATTGCCCTCCAGATCCAACCCGAAAATTATGAAGTAAACGCTCAGTTGACCAGTGTTTTGGAAAAACAAGGGAAACTAGGGAGTAGGGAATAG
- a CDS encoding class I SAM-dependent methyltransferase produces MKTEKSYNGTFLYFDYPINQKSRYGYGKPPHPKLYEIINRGRETYKTYLNSFLQYQENLRKFANKAIKEHSPEPSLFNPWLPGLDAVSLYSFIRLNKPKLYLEVGSGNSTKFARRAIKDGGLNTKIISIDPQPRAEVDLICDEVIRKPVETVDIDIFDQLESGDILFVDNSHRVFMNSDATVMFLDVLYKLKPGVLVEFHDIFLPYDYPQRWDKRHYSEQYVLAAYILAEGSKFDIILPNAFIAYDPYLKAIMSPLWESPEMTGVNKGGASFWLKMREVS; encoded by the coding sequence ATGAAAACTGAAAAATCCTATAACGGCACGTTCCTCTATTTCGATTATCCCATAAATCAAAAATCGAGATATGGCTATGGTAAGCCTCCTCATCCCAAACTTTATGAAATAATTAATCGAGGGAGAGAGACTTACAAAACCTATCTCAATAGCTTTTTGCAATACCAGGAAAATCTGCGAAAATTTGCCAATAAAGCCATAAAAGAGCACTCCCCCGAGCCATCACTATTCAATCCTTGGCTCCCTGGTCTTGATGCCGTCTCCCTTTATAGTTTTATTCGCTTGAATAAGCCTAAACTCTATTTGGAAGTTGGGTCAGGAAACTCCACAAAATTCGCTAGGCGAGCGATAAAAGATGGTGGGCTAAACACTAAGATTATATCTATCGATCCTCAACCGAGAGCAGAAGTTGATTTAATCTGTGATGAAGTGATTAGAAAACCCGTCGAAACTGTTGACATTGATATTTTTGATCAACTGGAATCTGGGGATATCTTATTTGTCGATAATTCCCATCGAGTATTCATGAATTCCGATGCCACAGTAATGTTTTTAGATGTTTTATACAAATTAAAGCCAGGTGTACTTGTCGAGTTTCATGATATCTTTTTACCCTATGATTATCCTCAAAGATGGGACAAGCGCCATTACTCTGAACAGTATGTATTAGCCGCCTACATTTTGGCAGAAGGCAGTAAATTTGATATTATTTTGCCAAACGCTTTCATCGCTTACGATCCCTACTTAAAAGCCATAATGTCACCCCTTTGGGAATCCCCGGAAATGACTGGTGTTAATAAAGGAGGAGCTTCCTTTTGGCTTAAAATGAGAGAAGTCTCTTGA
- a CDS encoding tetratricopeptide repeat protein, with protein MDKQRLRAYLKLIEQVLTCPSGEEFKILESNRELVDSELLQVMAQVAEQLTAEGKQNSAEVLLGLRSELLDMLGISETPTSANLSCQDYLKFLTEVLLATDNSDSDPKVIYPLLGANLDKLDDNFIDILETWASAKLSEAEAEYIARVIWEFSHLIQQFPLGNKANNMEIAIAGYKQVLKVFTRESKRESWAAIQTNLGQAYRTRIRGERALNLELAITQYQRALSVYTKSDFPIYWAMTQINLGEAYRNRIRHPRAENLEKAIARYLLALSVYTQSDFPYYWAEIQTNLAEAYSQRMLGGRAYNLELTIDAYQLALEVYTKEDFPIEWAQTQSNLGNAYSDRICGDRAENLEFAIEEYQLALEVYTQEDFPIEWAQTQSNLGIAYRNRIRGDRANNLELAIEAFQQASSVRTKPDLPMAWAMTQNNPQNNLGLPIVTESVVIGKRI; from the coding sequence ATGGACAAACAAAGACTACGAGCATACCTGAAGCTGATCGAGCAAGTGCTAACTTGTCCCAGCGGTGAAGAATTCAAAATTCTTGAGAGCAACCGTGAGTTAGTGGATTCAGAGTTATTGCAGGTAATGGCACAAGTAGCAGAACAACTGACAGCAGAGGGCAAGCAAAACAGTGCTGAGGTTTTACTGGGTCTGAGGAGTGAGCTTTTAGACATGCTGGGAATCTCAGAAACCCCTACCTCAGCTAATCTCTCGTGCCAAGACTATCTGAAATTTTTGACAGAGGTATTGCTGGCAACTGACAACAGCGATAGCGACCCGAAAGTCATCTACCCACTCCTGGGAGCCAACCTAGACAAACTTGATGATAACTTTATCGATATCCTGGAAACCTGGGCAAGTGCTAAACTCTCGGAAGCCGAAGCAGAATACATCGCTAGAGTTATTTGGGAATTCAGCCACCTGATCCAGCAGTTTCCTCTAGGCAATAAAGCCAATAACATGGAAATCGCCATTGCTGGTTACAAACAGGTGCTAAAGGTCTTTACCCGTGAGAGTAAGCGGGAAAGTTGGGCAGCGATTCAAACCAACCTGGGGCAAGCCTACAGAACCAGAATCCGTGGGGAGAGGGCATTGAATCTAGAACTTGCCATTACCCAATACCAACGAGCATTGTCGGTTTACACCAAATCAGATTTCCCTATCTATTGGGCAATGACTCAAATCAACCTGGGGGAAGCCTACAGAAACAGAATCCGCCACCCCAGGGCTGAGAATCTGGAAAAAGCGATTGCCCGATACCTACTAGCCTTGTCAGTTTACACTCAATCAGACTTCCCCTACTATTGGGCAGAGATTCAAACCAACCTAGCCGAAGCCTACAGTCAGAGAATGCTTGGGGGCAGGGCTTATAATCTCGAACTTACCATTGACGCATACCAACTCGCTTTGGAAGTTTACACCAAAGAAGACTTCCCGATCGAGTGGGCACAGACTCAAAGCAACCTGGGCAATGCTTACAGTGACAGAATCTGTGGCGACAGGGCTGAGAATTTAGAATTTGCCATTGAAGAATACCAACTCGCTTTGGAAGTTTACACCCAAGAAGACTTCCCCATTGAGTGGGCACAGACTCAAAGCAACCTGGGCATTGCTTACAGAAACAGAATCCGTGGGGACAGGGCTAATAATCTAGAACTTGCTATTGAAGCATTCCAACAAGCTTCGTCCGTTCGCACGAAACCAGACTTACCCATGGCTTGGGCAATGACTCAAAACAACCCTCAAAACAACCTTGGTCTGCCTATAGTGACAGAATCCGTGGTGATAGGCAAGAGAATCTGA
- a CDS encoding type II toxin-antitoxin system RelE family toxin codes for MLSFQDLSEINNIKKLKGEDNAYRIRVGDYRIGFFMKGDTMIFSRVLHRREFYRYFP; via the coding sequence ATGCTATCTTTTCAAGATCTTAGCGAAATCAATAACATCAAAAAATTAAAAGGAGAAGATAATGCCTATCGAATTCGTGTAGGTGATTATAGAATTGGCTTTTTTATGAAAGGCGATACTATGATCTTCTCCCGTGTTCTCCATAGACGAGAATTTTATCGTTATTTTCCTTAA